A genomic window from Punica granatum isolate Tunisia-2019 chromosome 2, ASM765513v2, whole genome shotgun sequence includes:
- the LOC116197602 gene encoding uncharacterized protein LOC116197602, whose translation MSPPAVEFPPTSIPVGACGSVDGSAVPQASRPRFIKVRRHLKSRTVPSDQKSSASDSFGSVPAGSDRVKISDGNGNVHSRGNESVRVSSSSDHAGFSFTGAGRTSVVSLNSSENHADFGKKGHSDFVFGSSQFHPASNSNSDSKGVCEHFGKLNLGDNWKMKVEAAAGNQGAKASDAIFNFHSEGNWNLGQGLESGVFVFKGNAHGSSIHDESRGGKSSGEVRSRSIDLDLKNQDDNFDVADRAKASDLNSEVMSEAAFRLRKDAEASQLCQGNLPAASVEHIKNPNIEVCDAVQNDRKSQIADENIFVFGSCGNFSSQSAGNSSCGPSVYVANADPSSLKTNLFSKSTGFEFSQKSDTRGRKITEKKGKSMKRSAVNLSTGKQYLPEEKNADENSSTSNCYSPMDFSPYQESRVDHLSSQEVQTNEPLSGNCVPKLSCLMETTDGGFDVSSSSGDRLGKIASGSTRIVTVSGTETAAHQPDSDRVCSGGTVNSISLGSEKSDQGSFAFSSSASPKISSLSGKDQLRKSNVEHNSASSASTTGSTVKDASFSIRGESGSTSDKRGSLKKAPVGEPTVSRKLRPRLMKLRKHSHGRSEAASTHTKANPIYAVPDGLFQVKLNYADSSTLDNTATQDVNYSYRNASLLFGGSGRTSASKSNESVEEYPFSECGKHDNIASFSDANYGGLQSTSQFYEGKFPTGVNGSDCDDKKVFGCSNGFKSFCNYESMSKCRTEEIGEKMGNLSSTDSGKDKTSVESGFVFGSSRFPTDWGSDDGVFIFKSSSKRSSIVGESSLPENDHGTKPNVDHLGSTCNIFNSGNHGLDVGGKDESDLSPKLPDGMQKLDIHDGENTDGNHRSKVTGHGEPHFVFRSGTDASDMHADSFPSSCSDQIKNQNTGVCDSVENGSNIRSAGKDHFMFGHGDRVPGEFPSTASNKPFIFRTGSTETAAVINGAPYKVNSGTPLSEDGRKDALGAMSPADGRQSSKDPSMLNRKSCLFPEPNTEFKFCGRAGSLRKKKLGKQGKLRSYSRDKVNIGKQNVTREDHLQEKAETPYCFSSMDFSPSNEHEAVNQFSRKSSAEPADDCLQGFSTGEEGLDIDNKNTFSFRENYFNADTENLCNMVGDGISSIRDSDVNLSKTEERPSQMQFSFASRVEKENQGGFVFSASTPVGLGPPGRKRLHKKRNSAQRASVSFVLHPNSNSSTTLPSETTSGSRGDASCVHEDEVKSSLKGRETCEQKEVSSSASIQEACEKWRFRGNQAYKNGHFSRAERFYTKGINSVPSHETSGCCLKPLLLCYSNRAASRMSVGRLREAIDDCTRAAVLDPNFLKVQIRAANCHLVLGEIENALSCFNKCLESGANVCLDRRLIIDAADGLQRAQKVAEYIKLSAKILEEKCSDAESRALEIISEAMSISKFSEKLLQMKAEALYKSRKYQEVVQLCDQSLIIAEKNFSTLDTPNGSEDVDDSKCEGKMSVRLWRFLWMAKSNFCLGRLDEALDLLRKVERTGCISDGSLSEFMASAASLSSTIRKLLDCKNSGNEAFRSKKYAEAVEHYTTALSSSSESRPFAAICFCNRAAAHQALGQIADAIADCSLAIALDGNYAKAVSRRATLHELIRHYEQAAADDCKLISILQSQSNQKNKASGGPSDRANELKKAYKHKSSMEEEAKKEIHLDFYHILGVKKTDTAADIKKAYRKAVLRHHPDKAGQLLRNDNGYDGQLWKEIAELVHEDADRLFKIIGEAYAVLSDSSKRAKYDLEEETR comes from the exons ATGTCCCCACCGGCTGTCGAATTCCCTCCGACCTCAATCCCTGTAGGTGCTTGTGGCTCCGTTGATGGATCGGCGGTCCCACAAGCATCGCGTCCAAGGTTTATTAAGGTGAGGAGGCACTTGAAGTCCAGGACCGTGCCCAGTGATCAGAAGAGCTCAGCTTCTGATTCGTTCGGTTCGGTTCCCGCTGGTTCTGATCGAGTCAAAATCAGCGATGGGAACGGAAATGTACATAGCCGCGGTAATGAATCCGTCAGGGTTAGCTCTTCGTCTGATCATGCTGGTTTTTCGTTTACTGGAGCTGGGAGGACTTCTGTGGTAAGCTTGAATTCCTCAGAGAACCATGCTGACTTTGGGAAGAAGGGTCATTCTGATTTTGTTTTTGGCTCTAGTCAGTTCCATCCGGCATCAAATTCCAACTCAGATAGTAAGGGTGTCTGCGAACACTTTGGAAAGCTCAATTTGGGTGATAATTGGAAGATGAAAGTGGAGGCAGCAGCAGGGAATCAGGGAGCTAAGGCTAGTGATGCTATATTCAATTTCCATTCTGAAGGGAACTGGAACCTGGGTCAGGGTTTGGAAAGTGGTGTATTTGTATTTAAAGGCAACGCACATGGAAGTTCAATTCACGACGAAAGCAGGGGAGGGAAGAGCTCTGGTGAGGTGAGGTCAAGAAGTATCGATCTTGACCTGAAAAACCAAGATGACAACTTTGATGTTGCTGACAGAGCTAAAGCATCGGACCTGAATTCTGAGGTTATGTCTGAGGCTGCATTTCGGTTAAGAAAAGATGCCGAGGCATCTCAACTGTGTCAGGGAAACTTGCCGGCTGCCTCAGTTGAGCATATCAAGAACCCAAATATAGAGGTCTGTGATGCTGTTCAGAATGATCGTAAATCCCAAATAGCTGATGAGAATATATTCGTATTTGGAAGCTGTGGTAATTTTTCGAGTCAGTCTGCTGGAAACTCTAGCTGTGGGCCATCTGTATATGTGGCAAATGCAGATCCTTcaagtcttaaaacaaatttgTTTTCGAAGTCGACAGGATTTGAGTTCAGCCAGAAGAGTGACACTAGAGGTCGTAAAATAACTGAGAAGAAGGGCAAGTCGATGAAACGGTCTGCAGTTAACTTATCTACAGGGAAGCAGTATTTGCCAGAGGAAAAAAATGCCGATGAAAACTCAAGCACCTCCAATTGCTATTCACCCATGGATTTTTCTCCTTATCAGGAAAGTAGAGTAGACCATCTGTCTTCACAGGAAGTGCAAACAAATGAGCCATTGAGTGGTAATTGTGTACCAAAGTTGTCATGTTTGATGGAAACTACTGATGGTGGGTTTGATGTTTCTAGCAGTTCTGGAGATAGATTGGGTAAAATTGCAAGTGGTTCAACACGTATAGTGACTGTTTCAGGAACTGAAACTGCTGCACATCAACCTGACAGTGATCGAGTTTGCAGCGGTGGCACAGTGAATAGTATTTCTTTGGGTTCAGAGAAATCAGATCAAGGAAGTTTTGCCTTCTCATCTTCAGCTTCTCCAAAAATTAGTTCTTTGAGTGGTAAAGATCAGCTTAGAAAGAGTAACGTGGAACATAATTCTGCTTCCTCCGCTTCAACCACAGGTTCAACCGTGAAGGATGCATCTTTCTCCATCAG AGGAGAGAGTGGATCCACTTCTGATAAAAGAGGTTCACTGAAGAAAGCTCCAGTAGGAGAGCCCACAGTTTCTAGGAAATTGCGTCCAAGACTCATGAAGTTGAGGAAGCACTCGCATGGGAGGTCAGAGGCTGCATCAACTCATACGAAGGCTAATCCAATTTATGCAGTTCCTGATGGTCTGTTTCAAGTGAAACTCAACTATGCTGATAGTTCAACTTTAGATAATACTGCCACCCAGGACGTTAACTACTCATATAGAAATGCCAGTCTTCTATTTGGTGGTTCTGGTAGGACATCTGCTTCAAAGTCGAATGAATCAGTGGAAGAATATCCTTTCTCAGAATGTGGGAAGCATGATAACATTGCTTCCTTTTCTGATGCAAATTATGGCGGTTTGCAATCAACGTCCCAGTTTTATGAAGGAAAGTTTCCCACAGGTGTAAATGGATCTGATTGTGATGACAAGAAAGTATTTGGTTGTTCCAATGGCttcaaaagtttttgcaaTTATGAGTCGATGTCAAAGTGTAGAACGGAAGAGATTGGTGAAAAGATGGGAAATTTGAGTTCCACTGATTCTGGAAAGGACAAAACCAGTGTGGAATCTGGTTTTGTGTTTGGCTCCAGTCGTTTTCCTACTGATTGGGGTTCTGATGATGgtgttttcatatttaaaagCAGCTCCAAGCGAAGCTCAATAGTTGGAGAAAGCTCGCTGCCAGAGAATGATCATGGGACAAAGCCAAATGTTGACCATCTTGGGAGTACTTGCAACATTTTTAATAGTGGAAATCATGGTTTAGATGTAGGTGGAAAGGATGAAAGTGATCTTTCTCCTAAACTTCCAGATGGCATGCAGAAATTAGATATTCATGACGGTGAGAACACTGATGGCAATCATAGAAGTAAAGTCACAGGACATGGTGAGCCtcattttgttttcagaagTGGTACTGATGCATCTGACATGCATGCTGATAGCTTTCCAAGTTCGTGCAGTGATCAGATCAAGAATCAAAATACAGGGGTTTGTGATAGTGTTGAGAATGGGAGCAATATCAGAAGTGCTGGCAAGGATCATTTCATGTTTGGGCATGGGGATAGAGTACCTGGTGAGTTTCCTTCAACTGCCAGCAACAAGCCATTTATATTTCGGACAGGGTCAACTGAGACCGCCGCTGTGATAAATGGTGCACCCTATAAAGTGAATAGCGGTACCCCTTTGAGTGAAGATGGAAGAAAAGATGCACTCGGTGCCATGAGCCCAGCTGATGGAAGACAGTCATCTAAAGATCCAAGTATGCTAAATAGGAAGTCTTGCTTATTTCCAGAGCCGAATACTGAATTTAAATTCTGTGGAAGGGCTGGATCCTTAAGGAAAAAGAAACTTGGGAAGCAGGGAAAGTTGAGATCATACTCTAGAGATAAGGTAAATATCGGGAAGCAGAATGTTACAAGGGAAGACCATCTTCAAGAGAAGGCAGAAACCCCTTACTGTTTTTCGTCCATGGACTTTTCTCCTAGTAATGAACATGAAGCAGTGAATCAGTTTTCAAGAAAATCTTCAGCTGAGCCTGCTGATGATTGTCTGCAAGGTTTCAGTACCGGTGAGGAAGGATTAGatattgataataaaaatacttttagtttcagagaaaattattttaacgcGGACACTGAGAATCTCTGCAATATGGTGGGAGATGGAATTTCTTCTATCAGGGATAGCGATGTTAACCTTTCTAAAACTGAAGAACGTCCCAGCCAGATgcaattttcttttgcttcaagggtggaaaaagaaaatcaaggaGGCTTTGTCTTCTCTGCATCAACCCCAGTCGGACTTGGACCACCTGGAAGGAAGCGCCTgcataagaaaagaaatagtGCCCAAAGGGCTTCTGTTTCTTTTGTTCTTCATCCAAATTCAAACTCTTCCACTACTTTACCCTCTGAGACAACATCTGGTTCAAGAGGAGATGCATCATGTGTGCATGAAGATGAAGTCAAGTCAAGTCTGAAAGGACGAGAAACGTGTGAACAGAAGGAAGTCTCTTCATCTGCTTCAATACAAGAAGCATGTGAAAAGTGGCGATTCAG GGGAAACCAAGCTTACAAAAATGGGCATTTCTCAAGAGCGGAGAGGTTCTACACAAAAGGAATCAATTCAGTGCCTTCTCATGAAACATCAGGATGCTGCCTCAAGCCTCTTTTATTATGCTACAGCAACCGAGCAGCTTCTCGTATGTCTGTTGGTAGGCTAAGGGAAGCAATTGATGATTGCACTAGGGCTGCAGTGCTGGATCCCAACTTCCTGAAAGTCCAAATAAGGGCAGCGAA CTGCCATCTTGTGCTTGGAGAAATTGAAAATGCATTAAGCTGTTTCAATAAGTGCTTGGAATCTGGAGCCAATGTCTGTTTGGATCGTAGACTCATAATTGACGCAGCAGATGGCCTACAGAGGGCCCAG AAAGTGGCTGAGTATATTAAGCTCTCTGCAAAGATTTTGGAAGAAAAATGTTCCGACGCTGAATCGAGAGCCCTGGAAATTATTTCAGAGGCCATGTCAATCAGCAAATTCTCGGAGAAATTGCTCCAAATGAAAGCAGAAGCACTTTATAAG TCGCGGAAGTACCAAGAGGTCGTTCAGCTTTGCGATCAGTCTCTTATTATTGCTGAGAAGAATTTTTCCACATTGGATACGCCTAATGGATCAGAAGATGTCGATGATTCCAAATGTGAAGGGAAGATGAGTGTTAGACTCTGGAGGTTCTTATGGATGGCCAAGTCTAATTTTTGCTTGGGAAGGCTTGACGAGGCACTCGATTTACTTCGAAAGGTGGAAAGGACTGGATGTATCAGCGACGG ATCTCTGTCTGAGTTTATGGCATCAGCAGCTTCGCTATCTTCCACCATACGTAAGCTTTTAGACTGCAAG AATTCAGGAAATGAAGCATTTCGATCGAAGAAGTACGCAGAAGCAGTGGAGCATTATACTACTGCTCTATCAAGCAGTAGTGAATCACGGCCTTTCGCAGCAATCTGTTTCTGCAATCGAGCTGCTGCTCATCAGGCACTAGGCCAAATTGCTGATGCCATTGCAGACTGCAGTCTAGCAATTGCCCTTGATGGAAATTATGCAAAG GCTGTTTCTAGAAGAGCCACCTTGCATGAATTGATTAGGCACTACGAGCAAGCAGCTGCTGATGACTGCAAGCTTATATCAATCCTTCAAAGTCAGTCCAATCAGAAGAATAAAGCATCTGGCGGGCCTAGTGACAGGGCCAACGAACTAAAGAAAGCTTATAAGCACAAGTCGTCCATGGAAGAGGAAGCCAAGAAGGAAATACACCTGGACTTTTACCACATTCT GGGAGTGAAAAAGACAGACACTGCAGCAGATATCAAGAAGGCTTATCGTAAAGCAGTTTTGAGACATCACCCAGACAAG GCTGGTCAGCTCCTGCGGAATGACAATGGCTATGATGGACAGCTCTGGAAAGAAATTGCTGAACTGGTTCATGAGGATGCTGATAGGCTCTTTAAGATAATTGGAGAAGCGTATGCAGTTCTCTCAGACTCCTCAAAG CGTGCAAAGTATGATCTTGAAGAGGAAACTAGGTAG
- the LOC116194816 gene encoding cytokinin dehydrogenase 1 — MMMGSQTSAFLKENSLVFHKIIMVLLLTCTPESNTNDLLPSSSYHSSVLSSLNHLPFDGHLTFDNVQFAAKDFGGMFSSLPLAVLQPRSVSDISLAVRHVFELGPASGLTVAARGHGHSLHGQAMTRGGLVISMESLRWPKMRVFTGSSPFVEVSGGELWINILRETLKYGLAPKSWTDYLHLTVGGTLSNAGISGQAFRHGPQISNVYELEVVTGKGEIFTCSEKQNSDLFYGILGGLGQFGIITRARISLGPAAKRVKWIKVLYHDFALFSKDQEHLISLEKTFDYVEGFVMINRTGLLNRWRSSFIPKDPVQASRFTSEGKTLYCLELAKYFDPEESELVNQEVERLLSKLSYISSTLFLSEVSLLEFLDRVHISALKLREKGLWEVPHPWLNFLVPASQIKEFAGEVFGNILTDGINGPILIYPVNKSKWNNRTSLVTPPEDTFYNVGFLSSVPLSTGKDGLEHILAQNRKIIEFCDSKLRGTKRYLSHYSTQEEWKAHFGTQWEVFVRRKLEYDPLAILAPGQGIFEKRIQVTY, encoded by the exons ATGATGATGGGTTCACAGACATCAGCCTTCCTCAAAGAGAACAGCCTCGTCTTCCACAAGATCATCATGGTCCTGCTCCTAACCTGCACACCCGAGAGCAACACCAACGACCTCTTACCGTCATCGAGTTATCATTCCTCAGTCCTTTCATCGCTGAACCACCTCCCCTTTGATGGCCACCTCACCTTCGACAACGTCCAGTTTGCTGCCAAGGACTTCGGGGGCATGTTCAGCTCCCTCCCGCTCGCTGTCCTTCAACCGAGATCGGTCTCCGACATCTCCTTGGCTGTCAGGCACGTGTTCGAGCTGGGACCTGCCTCAGGCCTCACGGTCGCTGCACGGGGTCACGGGCACTCCCTCCACGGCCAGGCCATGACCCGTGGAGGCTTGGTCATCAGCATGGAGTCGCTTCGTTGGCCAAAGATGAGAGTCTTCACGGGGAGTTCTCCCTTTGTGGAAGTTTCGGGCGGGGAGCTCTGGATCAATATTTTGCGTGAGACACTCAAATATGGGCTTGCACCGAAGTCGTGGACAGATTACCTTCATCTCACCGTTGGGGGGACTTTGTCGAATGCGGGAATAAGCGGGCAGGCTTTCCGGCACGGCCCCCAGATCAGCAATGTTTACGAGCTTGAGGTCGTTACAG GAAAGGGAGAAATTTTTACCTGTTCAGAGAAGCAAAACTCCGACCTGTTTTACGGCATTCTAGGAGGACTCGGACAATTTGGAATCATCACCAGGGCTAGAATATCTCTAGGACCTGCTGCAAAGAGG GTGAAGTGGATCAAAGTGCTCTACCACGACTTCGCCTTATTTTCCAAGGACCAAGAGCACTTAATCTCCCTCGAGAAAACATTCGACTATGTAGAAGGATTTGTGATGATAAATAGAACGGGTCTCCTGAATAGGTGGAGGTCGTCCTTCATTCCCAAGGACCCCGTCCAAGCAAGCCGGTTCACTTCGGAGGGAAAAACACTGTACTGTCTTGAGCTCGCGAAATACTTTGACCCCGAAGAGTCTGAACTGGTGAACCAGGAAGTGGAGAGGCTACTCAGTAAGCTGAGCTACATATCTTCTACCCTCTTCCTGTCAGAAGTTTCTCTCCTTGAGTTTCTCGACAGAGTGCACATTTCCGCGCTGAAACTCCGGGAAAAAGGCCTGTGGGAAGTTCCTCACCCATGGCTGAATTTTCTAGTTCCGGCGAGCCAGATTAAGGAGTTTGCAGGAGAAGTCTTTGGCAACATTCTGACGGACGGCATCAATGGTCCTATTCTCATCTACCCGGTCAACAAATCCAA ATGGAACAACAGGACCTCGTTAGTCACTCCACCGGAAGACACATTCTACAACGTGGGTTTCCTATCCTCTGTGCCTCTATCAACCGGAAAGGACGGGTTGGAACACATTCTGGCCCAAAACCGGAAAATAATAGAATTCTGTGACTCAAAGCTTCGGGGAACAAAACGTTATCTTTCCCATTACAGCACGCAAGAAGAATGGAAAGCTCACTTTGGGACCCAATGGGAAGTTTTTGTGAGGAGAAAACTCGAGTACGACCCTCTTGCGATTCTTGCCCCGGGACAGGGAATCTTCGAAAAGAGAATCCAAGTCACATACTAA